From a single Drosophila sulfurigaster albostrigata strain 15112-1811.04 chromosome 3, ASM2355843v2, whole genome shotgun sequence genomic region:
- the LOC133839977 gene encoding odorant receptor 67d-like, translating into MPLDVSTALQITTSQSLICSMSLRPSENFTGIVRVVRNIALMLGVDAYDPNYRINMKTAMTLGAIVTYSGFTITTVIRLRNWKFALQALVMAGFVLQSLNKFYVGVRHSRRINEVYYSVVEIYARFEKHPDPRYANNLHQNCRRLRTALIVASIMYAVGIVGMILLPIFVSLFTDKFILILHFHIPGIDVRTEMGAWITQVVHAVTMTIGGLGLLVGDSTMIVFLMQPYIFVDILRLKIEVFNQFVEIPETQSESEIQRMLVDIMQFHQEYLRFIFRIYDLMSSIVSTQVSSAGVCIVMTIFVLITSDWLGGYCFAIVLIPNLYTYCILGTFVENCNSAIMYEVYNISFYNLKARQQRQVLFMLSKTQRTKMMQVLGVMPLAVSTALQVTKSIYSVTMMMINFLIIK; encoded by the exons ATGCCTTTGGATGTGAGCACAGCTCTGCAG ATTACTACTAGTCAGTCATTAATTTGCAGTATGTCCTTACGGCCAAGCGAAAACTTTACGGGAATTGTCCGCGTTGTGCGCAATATTGCTTTAATGTTAGGCGTCGACGCCTATGATCCAAATTATCGAATCAACATGAAAACGGCAATGACTTTGGGTGCTATTGTTACTTATTCGGGGTTTACAATTACGACTGTGATCCGTCTGAGGAATTGGAAGTTCGCACTGCAGGCTTTGGTTATGGCCGGCTTCGTTCTACAGAGCTTGAACAAGTTTTATGTTGGAGTCCGGCATTCACGAAGAATTAACGAGGTCTATTACAGTGTAGTTGAGATCTATGCAAGATTTGAAAAGCATCCAGATCCCagatatgcaaataatttacatcAGAATTGTCGCAGATTACGAACTGCTTTGATTGTGGCCAGCATCATGTATGCGGTTGGAATTGTTGGCATGATCTTGTTGCCCATTTTCGTCTCTTTGTTTACGGACAAATTCATTCTGATTTTGCACTTTCATATCCCGGGCATCGATGTGAGAACTGAGATGGGAGCTTGGATCACCCAAGTAGTGCATGCCGTCACAATGACAATCGGAGGACTTGGATTGCTTGTTGGTGACTCGACTATGATCGTCTTTCTAATGCAGCCTTATATATTCGTTGATATCTTGCGACTTAAAATTGAAGTTTTCAATCAGTTTGTGGAGATACCTGAAACTCAATCCGAATCGGAGATTCAGCGAATGCTTGTCGATATCATGCAATTTCATCAGGAGTACTTGAG GTTCATCTTTCGGATCTACGATCTAATGTCCTCGATTGTATCCACTCAGGTTTCCAGTGCTGGAGTTTGCATTGTGATGACAATATTCGTTCTGATTACCAGTGATTGGCTCGGTGGATATTGCTTTGCCATTGTTCTCATTCCAAACTTGTATACGTATTGTATTCTCGGCACATTTGTAGAGAATTGT aattctGCCATCATGTATGAGGTCTACAATATCTCTTTTTACAATCTGAAAGCTCGTCAGCAGCgtcaagttttatttatgttgagcAAAACACAGCGGACTAAAATGATGCAAGTACTTGGTGTTATGCCTTTGGCTGTGAGCACAGCTCTTCAG GttacaaaaagtatttatagcGTTACTATGATGATGATTAactttttgattattaaataa
- the LOC133839976 gene encoding putative odorant receptor 83c: MYVGVRYSQKIYQIYHSVIEIYKEFEKYLDPRYASDLHQSCRRLRTALIVASIMYAVGVVGMILKPISVSLFTDKFILILHFHIPGIDVTTEMGAWITQAVHAVSLAIAGLGLLAGDSTIIVFLMQPFVFVDILRIKICVFNQFVDKPGTQSESEIQRMLVDIMRFHQEYLR; this comes from the coding sequence ATGTATGTTGGAGTCCGCTATTCACAAAAGATTTACCAAATCTATCATAGTGTAATTGAGATCTATAAGGAGTTCGAAAAGTACCTAGATCCCAGATATGCAAGTGATTTACATCAGAGTTGTCGCAGATTACGAACTGCTTTGATTGTGGCCAGCATCATGTATGCGGTTGGAGTTGTGGGCATGATCTTGAAGCccatctctgtctctttgtTCACGgacaaattcattttaatctTGCACTTTCATATCCCGGGCATCGATGTGACAACTGAGATGGGAGCTTGGATCACCCAAGCAGTGCATGCCGTCAGCTTGGCAATCGCAGGACTCGGATTGTTGGCTGGCGACTCGACTATCATTGTATTTCTGATGCAGCCGTTTGTATTCGTTGATATTTTGCGAATTAAAATTTGCGTATTCAATCAGTTTGTGGACAAACCTGGCACTCAATCCGAATCGGAGATTCAGCGAATGCTTGTCGATATTATGCGATTTCACCAGGAGTATTTGAGGTGA
- the LOC133839975 gene encoding odorant receptor 67d-like: MSTRPSENFSRIIRVVRNVAVCLGVDTYDPNYRVNKNTAMTLSAIIIYSGFTITTVIRLKNLKFALQALVLAGFVIQSLNKFYVGVRHSQKIYQIYHSVIEIYKEFEKYPDPRYASDLHQNCRRLRTALIVASIMYAVGVVGMILLPIFVSLFTDKFILILHFHIPGIDVTTETGAWITQAVHAVSMAIAGLGLLAGDSTIIVFLMQPFIFVDILRIKICVFNQFVDIAGIQSDLEIQRMLVDIMKFHQEYLRFIFRCNDLLSSIVSTQVFSAGVCIIMTIFVLMTSDWLGGYCFAIVLIPNLYIYCILGTFVENCNSTIMYEVYNISFYNLKARHQRQVLFMLSKAQRTEMMQVLGVMPLDVSTALQVTKSIYSVTMVMINFLIIK, from the exons ATGTCGACAAGACCAAGTGAAAACTTTTCGCGAATTATTCGCGTTGTGCGCAATGTTGCCGTATGTTTGGGCGTCGACACCTATGATCCGAATTATCGCGTGAATAAAAACACTGCCATGACTTTGTCTGcgattataatatattctgGGTTTACAATCACGACTGTGATCCGTCTGAAAAATTTGAAGTTCGCATTGCAAGCTTTGGTATTGGCCGGCTTTGTGATACAGAGcttaaataagttttatgTTGGAGTTCGCCATTCACAAAAGATTTACCAAATCTATCACAGTGTAATTGAGATCTATAAGGAATTTGAAAAGTACCCGGATCCCAGATATGCAAGTGATTTACATCAGAATTGTCGCAGATTACGAACTGCTTTGATTGTGGCCAGCATCATGTATGCGGTAGGAGTTGTTGGCATGATCTTGTTGCCCATTTTCGTCTCTTTGTTTACGGACAAATTCATTCTGATTTTGCACTTTCATATTCCGGGCATCGATGTGACAACTGAGACGGGAGCTTGGATCACCCAAGCAGTGCATGCCGTCAGCATGGCAATCGCAGGACTCGGATTGTTGGCTGGCGACTCGACTATCATTGTATTTCTGATGCAGCCGTTTATATTCGTTGATATTTTGCGAATTAAAATTTGCGTATTCAATCAGTTTGTGGACATAGCTGGCATTCAATCCGATTTGGAGATTCAGCGAATGCTTGTCGATATTATGAAATTTCACCAGGAGTATTTGAG gTTTATCTTTCGGTGCAACGATCTGTTGTCTTCGATTGTATCCACCCAAGTTTTTAGTGCTGGAGTTTGCATTATAATGACCATATTCGTTCTGATGACCAGTGATTGGCTCGGTGGATATTGCTTTGCCATTGTTCTCATTCCAAACttgtatatttattgcatCCTCGGCACATTTGTAGAGAATTGT AATTCTACCATCATGTATGAGGTCTACAATATATCGTTTTACAATCTAAAAGCTCGCCACCAACgtcaagttttatttatgttgagcAAAGCACAGCGGACTGAAATGATGCAAGTACTTGGCGTAATGCCTTTGGATGTGAGCACAGCTCTGCAG GttacaaaaagtatttatagcGTTACTATGGTGATGATCAACTTcttgattattaaataa